One genomic window of Prinia subflava isolate CZ2003 ecotype Zambia chromosome 27, Cam_Psub_1.2, whole genome shotgun sequence includes the following:
- the LOC134562298 gene encoding zinc finger protein 239-like — protein sequence MEEAGLCGSTAQDSNREEKRQRPRRRRGSKPIPGCSKEERPTLFQGGGQSFSQGSGLVVHEELHNGEKPYKCLQCRKGFRRRNSVIQHQMIHTGEWPFECEQCGKTFSCSSHLIRHQRIHTRERPYECGECGKSFSRRSGLIRHENIHAEERPHKCGECGKGFNQRSQLITHQMIHTGERPYECSQCGKRFQTSSTLLVHQRIHRKERPFRCPDCGKGFKHNSNLVAHLHIHTGERPYECPLC from the coding sequence atggaagagGCTGGCTTATGCGGCTCCACGGCGCAGGATTccaacagggaggaaaagcGCCAGAGACCCCGCAGgaggaggggctccaaacccatcccagggtgctccaaggaGGAAAGACCCACCCTGTTCCAAGGAGGTGGACAGAGCTTCagccagggctctgggctggtggTCCATGAGGAGCTTCACAATGGGGAGAAGCCCTACAAGTGCTTGCAGTGTAGGAAGGGCTTCAGGCGGCGCAACAGCGTGATTCAACACCAaatgatccacactggggaatggCCCTTTGAGTGTGAGCAATGTGGGAAGACCTTCAGTtgcagctcccacctgatccgccaccagaggatccacaccagggaacggccctatgagtgtggggaatgtggcAAGAGCTTCAGCCGGCGCTCCGGCCTTATCCGCCATGAGAACATCCACGCTGAGGAAAGGCCACAtaagtgtggggaatgtgggaagggcttcaacCAGAGGTCCCAACTGATCACCCACCAaatgatccacactggggagaggccctatgagtgttcccagtgtgggaagaggtttcagacgAGCTCCACTCTCCTCGTGCACCAGCGGATTCACAGAaaggagaggcccttccgctgccctgactgtgggaagggcttcaagcacaACTCTAACCTCGTCGCCCACCTGcacatccacactggggagaggccctatgagtgtcccctgtgt